In Scylla paramamosain isolate STU-SP2022 chromosome 16, ASM3559412v1, whole genome shotgun sequence, the genomic window AATCATGAAGACATTGTTGACAGCCCGAGAAGCTTTCATTACAGCTTGTGTGTggtgttaaactatcactatgGACTCCTTTACAAGCTCAGGAAGTTTCATTACAGCTTGTTATAAGTGGTGAATCCTTTTCAAACTATTAGCAGAATTACAAAAACACTCTTCTTGAAAACTCTTGAAAGTCCGAATTCTTATTAAAGTATCACTATatagaatcatgaagacactcttgaaaaccaggGGAAATTTCATTACAGCCTGTCATAAGTGAAGAATCCTCACTAAAAACTATTACCGaaattataaaaacacccttgaaatccctCAGTAACTTTCAGCAGAACTTGTCAAAGATGCAGAACCATTATTAAACTACCCCTAGAATCGTGAAACCCTTAAAATCCCCAATATTTTCTATTAAAAACTTATTGAGAATGCAGGGACCCTATTAGATTATTGAcaaaatcacgaaaacaccctttaaatcCCTAACAATCTCCACAAGATCCTGTCAGTAATCTAAaatccttaaccctttcacggttggcagcaccagaagcaatgcatgagaTCTTTATAATCATCTAAACGAAATtaagggatgaaaagaatattgcaatttctaccgagtttaaagattagaggtggctgtagaacaagtaaagatgtctaagagtgattagtaataaaggaaaggtgtaccagatACCAGTCCAAGGCGTAATTAATCAACTCTCaccaaaaccatgaaaacacaccTCTAAtcccccaacaacttccactacagtctgtTAAAAGTAGCCGAGATTTGACGTCGAAATGATCAATAATACAGCCCTGAGTTGCAAGGAAGCCGAGGGAGAGGACTGAAGCACGAGAACTGAGgagatttttgtgttttctccttGCGGCGCCTGACCTAAAGAAGCCCTGGCGCCCATACAGAGACAATGGCACCAGATAGGACAGACAGTGTTAGTACTCGGgtgtgtggtctctctctctctctctctctctctctctctctctctctctctctctctctctctctctctctctctctctctctgcattcctcCATGGATGGgtcaaggacagagagagagagagagagagagagagagagagagagagagagagagagagagagagagagagagagagagagagagagagagagagagaggaggaggaggaggaggaggaggaggaggaggaggaggaggaggaggaggaggaggaggaggaggaggaggaggaggaggaggaggaggaggaggagaaacattcCGAGGCTCAAGGACGAAGATGTTGCGACTCCTCCACGCCAAGGTCACCCTCCtggcttcctctcctccctctcgctCCTCCGCGGCATAGcagaccagtgtgtgtgtgtgtgtgtgtgtgtgtgtgtgtgtgtgtgtgtgtgtgtgtgtgtgtgtgtgtgtgtgcctccgtGACTGGCTGCCCTCAAGAGGCCCCCACGTGCCCCGCCGCCTCCCTCCCCGCAGACCTGCTTACCTTCACACCGACAACCTCCCCGGCCCGCAGAACCATTATCCCACTGAgagatacggagagagagaaaaaaaaaaaaaaaaaaaaaaaaaaaaaaaaaaggtaaagtttCTCATTCATATACACACTCGCTAAGGTCAAGAGCGAGACTCGAGAGAGACTCAGCTAGCAACAAAGGGCGCGTCATGATCCGCCTGCCGCAGTGCACTCGCAAGAAGCGGCGCCGCAACCCAGCCAAGCACCACGGCGCTAATTGCCACCTCCGCCGGTAGCACAAGCGAAGGTGCAGGCAAAAACGAGGCGCTTACCTTCAGGATATCAATTTAATGATGAACGTGTGAGACCGGGTGAGtgtgaagagggagagtgagagggaggagagggaggagagggaaaaggagaggaagagggagaggttgtTGGGTGAGTGCGATGGtgtggggtgagagggagaggttgtgaagtggggtgtgggtgggaggaagagtgggagagtTGAGAGAATGCGAAGGTGAGGGATGCAAGTGTGGGGGTGGGGACGTGGGGTgcatggatgtgtgtgtgtgtgtgtgtgtgtgtgtgtgtgtgtgtgtgtgtgtgtgtgtgtgtgtgtgtgtgtgtgtgtgtgtgtgagcagcaTAATGCCGTTAGCATGCGAGGCGGCGCTGCGTCAGGAGTCAGCCTGGCGGTGTAGCACAGGCCGAGGCGCTGCCCTGCTGCCCTAAGAGAACCTGGGGCAATATGTATTTCAAAATGTCTCTGCGTATTATTTCGACCACTTGCAGCATACTCTCCTGGAAGCTactcgggttttcaagagtgttttcttcATTCTAGTGATAGCTTAACGGGACCTCTGGattaacacaggaaaaaaataagagaattcAATTagtgatctctgtggcctttgaaataataataaaaaaaaaagtccttatGAGTGTCTTGATAATTTAAAAATACGTGGTCTGAGAGCTTGCTGCTCCCGGCGTGAGGCAAGGGGACAAGTTACTGTGTATTTTCTTACTGATGTTGAATTCTtgttaaaataacattacaatcatacaaacacccttgagaaccccagaaacacccacaacacccttgagaaccccagaaATACCCataacacccttgagaacccagaAATACCCataacacccttgagaaccccagaaACATCCacaacacccttgagaacctcaAACACCCACAACACCCTAGAAAACTCCAATAACACCCACAACACCCCTGAGAACCCCAGAAACACCCACAACACCCTAGAAAACTCCAATAACACCCacaacacccttgagaaccccagaaGCACCCACAACACCCCTGAGAACCCCAGAAACACCCACAACACCCTAGAAAACTCCAATAACACCCacaacacccttgagaaccccagtaaTACCCacaacacccttgagaaccccagtaGCACCTACAAACTTCAGATAACGCTTTGAAACGTTCACACGAGGCTATGACTGCGCCTTTGGATAAACACGAAGAAGGGAGGCTGGgcggggaggggcagggggaggcggggcggggaggggcaggaagaggcagggagggtgggGCAGCGAGGTGGGGCGGGGCGTCCTCGTGATCCACAACCAAAACAAGGGGGAAAGTTGTGCTGAAACGGAACACAGGACGAAAAATCACAGTGGCTGCGTGACGTGGCGGTGTTGAGAGATAAAGCTGCGGCAGATAACAAAGTAGTGCCACcatgataccaccaccaccaccaccaccaccagtactaccaccaccaccaccaccatcagcactagCGAGGCGGTGGGTAGCAACACGAGGAGGCGGGAATACCAACGCATGCCTAGTGTCTGTAAATGAAATCCACAAGACGCAGATAcataaatgaagaggaggaggaggaggaggaggaagacaaagacaaagaattTACAGCAGCTAACACAagaagcaaggaggagaaggaggaggaggaggaggaggaggaggaggaggagaaagaaggaaaacacacaaggcaacaataagagaggaagacaacatcaccaaagacaacaaaaagcaaaaagaaagagaaaaaaactaaccacaaaaacaacaacaacaataataatgataataaaaaaaaaaatcgtaggcCAGATACCGCTACAATAGAcagtaaccaccaccatcaccaccaccaccaccagcgccaccagcACTAACACAGGGGAGGGTACGTACATTAGGGCACCTTGAAAAACACTTCACATAACGGGATGGTGAGGTTACGTATGTGAAGCTTCAAgatgagagaaatagagagtGGGATGGCTGAGGGGATCCAGGTAAGCAGGGAGGGTAGGGGGTATGGGGAATAGGGAGGTTGTCGTGTGGGTGAGGGGtgggagaataaaggaagaggaaagaaaggaagttggaatggaggaaagggtgaaatgaaggatggaaggagatgaaagaggtgagagagagagagagagagagagagagagagagagagagagagagagagagagagagagagagagagagagagagagagagagagagagagacaaacctACTCTCCTTTTGCTCTCCTGacccacaccaccaacaccacaacagacagacagacaaacagacccACCCTTCATATTTAGCTTCCCTTCtgacctacaccaccaccaccacaaggcaGAAAGACCTACTCTTCTGCTCTGAcctgcttcaccaccaccaccacaacctgcaCCATCCCTCCAACCTTCCCTAAACAGGTCTGGAGGGAAGGCGTCAAATGTACTCCCGGCTGAGCAACTCTGGGTGAGAACTGAAAGACGAAGCCAGGAGGAGCTGCATAGGTGCACCTCTTGCTGCTGCCTTCCCCAACCTACTCAGCCTTGCACCTCGCTAAACACCTGACACCTAACCCACCACCATACCTTCTCCTGCCTTTCCCAACCTGCCCAATCTTGCCCCTCGTCAAACACCTCAACCTGTCACCTCTGTCATcaaaccaccacttcctccaacTCCTCTGCCTTTGTCTTTACTGCTGCGTGTCTCTTATTTTAAATTAGATAGggctatattctgaaacgcttctacgCCACACCTTCACTAATATTCAAGAATCTCCAgttaaagtgacacgggtttttcagggtgtttttatggccctagttgacagattaacaagatgtctacattattaacaggaaataCACTCTCGAGAACTAGGCTAACTATTTctgtggcgtttgaaaatagtcgtggtgtgagagcaaggcgtttctgaatacggtctgttgctgtttgttcttctttgtgaTCCAtcccccctgctcctcctcctcctcctcctctgtacagcaaggtatatattttttctctctctcctctccctccttctccaatTCATCAGCGCTGTATGATCAGGTTTCTAAGGGGTGTTGTAGTCAATAACTCTCTGAAACTCTAGGCCTGCGTCTGTATTTCCTACTATTTATGAATTATGCTCGTATACTTAAATGCGTTGTTCTTTCAGGAAGTGAGCCaaatcatctttcttttttcctttttctatcacTAACCAAAcaaatttcctgtttttttctttctttttctatccatAGTCTaaccatcttctttccttttattcctcagACAAaccaacgatttttttttcttttcgctttttctCTATCCCTAGTCAAAccatctccctttttctccttttacttatttatttattcatttatttatttatttatttatttttttttatccacggTCAAACACTTTTTCTATTCCTAGTCAAACAAaccacttcaattttctctctcccaagTTGAAccatttcccctttttcctatCCCTAGTGAAacacctccccttctcccccataAACTCCCCACCaaacacccccatcaccccatcacttcccctctactcacacacacacacacacctaacctttCCCTCTCAATACACGTCCCTCTCTATCTTCCCCAAGCGGCCAATAAACTAAATACACCGAAGGCCCACGCCCACACGAAGCCCTACACGCCCATTTCACCTGTTCCACGCCCACTGAGCACATCCCTCGCTTCACGCCCCATAGCTTTAGTCCTCCCACGCCCCTGCCGCCGCCCATCGCCGCCCCATCCATCAGCCTGAGCCATTCAAGGTTACAAGGGAATCATTTGTCGGCCACGCGTCACCCACACGCCGCGCTAAATAAGTGATAGTGTCCGAGTGTCTGCCTGCATCTGTTAACACGCGACGCGACACCTGAGGGGACGAGGGAGGCTGatggagggtaagagagagggCATTCAGGGGAGAAGAGACTGGGGACTGATGAGgatgagaaggggagaagacaaGGGTGCttaatggggagggaggagagactgaaggagaaaCGGAAGAGGGTATTGACGGGGAGGAGAGAAGTACtgatgaggaagggagaaagggagaagagaaggagcactggagagggaaaggaggaggtattgaagggggaaagaaaggaagcataatgaagaagtggatgGAGAGGGCATTTCGCTGACTGGGGAGGGGAGATGGGCACTGTTGATAGAGAAGAGGGGTATTGATGATGGGTAAGAAGGAGCACTGACAGAAGAGTTAAGGGgcataaagaaaggaagaaaggagatatgTCAGAACACTAagtaaactcctcctcctcctcctcctcctcctcctcctcctcctccttcttctcctcctcttcccctcagaATGAAGTGAAATGAGGTGTTGAAACCTTAATTCGGGCCTggcacaataacacacacacgtacacacgcgtacacacacacacacacacacacacacacacaaggccacgAGGACACAGAAGGTTGCAAAGGAAGGacgtggaaggagagaagggaggtgatTGACtaaggggggggagagagagagagagagagagagagagagagagagagagagagagagagagagagagagagagagagagagagagagagagagagagagaaggggggtgaaggatggaggaaagtagaagaggatgaggaggaggatgagagtagGATAAGATTGAAGAAAGATGTTTtaaaagtagaaaaggaaaagatggaggaaaaggagacaaacaaggaaaagaagaaagaaagaaagaaaaaggagaagagaaagaaagaaaaaagggaaaggaaaataaacaagaggaaaatgaggaaggacaaaacggagaaagagaagaaaacggggagagagagagagagagaggggggagagagagagagagagagaggagagagagagagagagagagagagagagagagagagagagagagagagagaggagagagagagagaacaacattCATGACCATATTTCCTTATCCCCTTCACACACCTCAACTCTCGGAAAAAAGCGTCAGTATGCAAGCCTTGTGACGCCCGTCCCGACACAGTTACCGGGAGATGGACCGAACGACAGCTGTGCAAAGACCGCCCCCTTCCCGTCCTGCCCTCCCCGACGCCCGACACCCAGGCTCTTCTCCCCTACCCCCCCCCTTGGGATCCCTGACATTCTTCCCGTCCCCACCGacacaccctcccccctctcgCTACTAAGAGGCTCCGAGGCTGTTTGTCAGGGTTTTCAAGGTCACTCATTTTTTAGGTTGTTGATgtggttactgttgttgttgttagtggtggtggtggtgatgttagtggtCGTAAGTTTTTTATTACTACCAttagtactgctgctgtttatgctgctgctgctgctgctgctgctgctactactattattactactgctactacaactaatgcaattattattattgttactacaacaccgacaacaacaaaaacaactaatattacaacaaccacaactgctaaatgctattactactactacttactactgcAACCACaagtcacaacaacaacaacaacaacaacaacaacaacaacaacaattactacttacaacaacaactactactactactactactactactacttctgcgtACTACTATATTTCCAGTGACTGTTAAGGACGAAAGTGACAAAACACCTGACTTGGTACAAAAATTATGGccgaggacagaaaaaaaagtgtgtgtgtgtgtgtgtgtgtgtgtgtgtgtgtgtgtgtgtgtgtgtgtgtgtgtgtgtgtgtgtgtgtgtgtgtgtgtgtgtgtgtgtgtgtgcgtgcttctcCCCGTCACCCCTCCGTCCGTCCGCCCCCCATGTCACCCCCGCCAATGCCACACTTCCACGCCTCGCCTGAGTGCCAACAGTGCCAGCGTCAGTAGTGCCCAGAGTAGTGCATGCTgtctcctgctggtggtgacACTGTCTGAAGgtgggtgtagtagtagtagtagtagtagtagtagtagtagtagtagtagtagtcgtggtgttagtgcctcctcctccttcagtatttatttattttttcctgcttccttctttttcttcttaagtttctccctttttttctgtattctcctccttcagcttctatcatttgtctttttttatcaataatttctcttttccttccttccttttatatttctatattctcttatctttcttttcctgtaactatttttttttcttttcactttcaatattttctattttctttaccagcatctatttttttttccttttagttttcttgcaatattttctttttcttcttttccaacacttttatttattctaatatttttacctttctctcctcctgtacctccttttctttcctcttttaactttcgccttatattttctctttttcaatcttttctttcaattattTATCGTTGCGTCTTACTCACTATTCCTCGTCTATCTCctagttcttcttttcctttcccccttcatctcttcttttaatttctcttcgtgttttctccttcctccttcaccttctcttcctctaattAGTGACTCATTCCTTATATTTATCaccaatattttctttatctctttaccTCTTCTCATTATTTCCACTCATGTcttccctcgtcctcctttgcttcctctttcttcttttttacctccCCTCCTCAGTCTCTCCTTTATCACtgcatcttatttttattattattcgtacCTTCGCTCGTCCATCTCTGtcacgcacctctctctctctctctctctctctctctctctctctctctctctctctctctctctcttctctctctctctctcctctctctctctctctgaaacgctttgctctctcaccaacgaccattttcaaaggccacagagaagatCAGTCAAGTTTTCAAGAGTCTTTCTCCTGTTcgcaatgtagaaatcttgtttaatttgtcactagaatcacaaaagcACCCTTAGTCGGGTTTCTCCTGTtagcaatgtagaaatcttgttaatttgtcactagaatcataaaaacatccttaaaatccgtcacttcaactacagccttgtgaatgtggtggaggtgcggtgcagaagtgtttcagaatatggttgtGTATTTTTTGCTTTCTTACCACAGAAATGatcagtcgggttctcaagagtgtttctcatgtcAGCACTGtagaaaatcttgttaatcagtCACCAGAAACGCAAGAAACACCCTTTTAAATCAGtgccacttcaactaaagccttgtGGATTGTagaggaggtgcggcgcagaagtggtTTCAGAATAAGGTCCTTTCTCCCACTGGTTCTTCCTCCCTGCCAGACACTCTCCCACCGCCAGTTTCCAAGAGGCGCCGCTGGTGGAGACGCGTGACGCTCTTCGTGGAACTGTGagatgcttccttccttcttcatctccaccTAATCATGTTCCCAGGCTCCGAgttcctcccccccaccccttaGTGTCTTGTAATCATTGCCTTCTTGTGTTCTGCCtcagtttttattcttttcttacttttttttttttttgttcttttcgtctctttttttttttgtactttttaccCGGTTCTTcgctgtttcctcttttcttagtttcttttcctttaattatttCCTTCTAGTCCTTCTATCTCTCgctttatattcttttgttattgtgtttttttttcctttctttctttcttttttttttttagtgttatctcctgttccttcctctttttccttctttctttaatgtatCATCTTAttttgtccttcttttcctctttttctcaatgtattctttcttgttcctccctcttttccttcttccattactaaattctcttcttttcctcttttcttcctttccttaatgttttctctcctctctttcatctcgctctttccatcctcctaagttctcttctctccctttcattactGCCCTCTCTtcaattcttcccttccttcctgctttctatatcttctttctcccttctcttttctctctttaattctccctcatctctctatcctcctcctcctccatctcctttcgttccttctttcctcctttccttacggttttttctcccattcctcactcccttctctcttctttcattaataattctctctcatctctctatccttctcctcttcctcctttcatccctcatTCATCACCACTCCTCCACAGACTCACGAGGCGCCGCCCAAGCTACACGCCCACTTTCCCGGATACTCAGAGGGGGAGGGAGCGGACGTGaaaggcgaggcggggcggggcgggggatGTGTGGTGCATTGGGGCAGTTGGCCAGCTAAGACACGTAACAAGTGACGGAGATGCAGAGTTACGGGACAAGAACATCGCGGGGTAGCTTATGGTGACgcgtggtgggtgtggtgtgggcgTGGAGTGGTTGTGTGGTAAGACGTGGGCGTCAGTTTGGCGTTCACCACGTAATAAGGATTTGAATATATTCTTTGAGctattctggtggtggtggtggtggtggtggtggtggtggaggggataGTGTCGGGTGGTGTGGTCGTGTgagggtggtgttggtggcggacGAAGGGGTGCTGGTGATAGGGGTGGGAGttaaggtagtggtggtggtgggggtgagggtggtggtggtggtggtgggggcggttggggaggagggagtaggGTTGGGGGCGGCGTGCCAGGAGGCTAACTTTTGGCTGCACCTCTAGACAGGGCACCGGTGCGTCGCAGCTCGCCAGAGGGCAACACTTCACTGCTTTCATTATCAAATACAGTGTACAAAATGGAACGCaagcgcagcagcagcagcagcagcaggcggtGCCACGTGCACTGTCCACCGCCCCTGGAGGTCCTGCGCCgcctttgtttgtctgtttttccttcccttcaagaCTCATTTTCTCCTCGTTAAGTGACTCATGTTTACCTTCGTGGCCACGTGAGTCACACCCCCCCCCCAACGCCGCCGCCACAGCTAGGCACACAGCACTGAATCGCGTCGTCACGGCCGCGGTGCTGCAggtgcagggcagggcaggcttCGTCCCGCCGTGTGCAGGACGCCGAGGCACCACGCGAAATGACCGCGACACGTTAAATCAGCGGGTTAATCAATCAAGCATCTCCCTGGGGAAACACAGCGCTGCTGGGGGGATAGTGGTCCTGGCGGTGGCGGTGCTCCCGTGGCCTGGCTGATGGCGGCGGTGGCCTCTCGCCTTGGAATTGTTTATCTTTCTTGAGTCATTTAAACTTGGGCGTCACGTTTGCGTCCAGTAGTGATGCGATGCTCCACACTGTCTGACATGCCTGACAAGCTCGCGTGCCCTTCACGTGCTGGCCATGCAAACACTCGAGGCAGGGGAGGCGGCaaaggcggcggcggcaggacAACAGCCGACCTCTGCTGAGAGCGCAGCGCCCCGCACCTGCACTGCCGCCGCCTTATTTATAAAGGCAAGATCTGCGGTGAGCTCATTACCCTCCGGCACAACAGAGCAGCCAGTGCCCGCGGAGGGTAAACAGCGCGGCCTCAGCTGCCCAAACACTACCCTGGGGTTCCGGATCCTCGGCGCCCCCGACCCCCGCCATCAGCCGCCCCGCTTGTCTGAAAGTCATTGCAAGGAGAATTGCGAAGGAACATGATAGTCTTCGCTCGAAACGCGGCTGTGTGCGCTTTTTGTTCCCGTGTCCGAGCCAGGCACCGAGTACAgcgtggggcggggcggggcggggcggccacGCTGGGGTTCGGCGTCTTATCCTGACCATTTTTAACAGGCCCTAATGAAAACGCATGcacgcatccacacacacacacacacacacacagatagcgGCGGGGAACCGAACCCACTAAGCGGtgcacgagagagaggagagagagagagagagagagagagagagagagagagagagagagacgaacagttAACCACACGGGAATGACGTctaggtgggagggagggtgcgGGGGGAATCGAACCAGTGGCAAACCAACCCAACCAGCCAGGCATCACCGGGTCGCTGCTGAGCTACCCACACCCGCACCGCCCTCAGGAAGCTAAAGTGAGCCTGGCCATTCACGTTTTCCAAGGGGGTGACCGGGGGGGAGGGATTCCAGtgtatggggggaggggaggaggcagttggtgggtggggggagacgggaaagagggagaaagagggagagttagtgggaggagaggggaagctTCATTATCATGCTGAcgggggagggagatgagagtgaaaggagtggggaggaaggagagggagagggggagaggtgatgagaggaaatggaaagattagggagagggaaaaggatgagaaagggAAGTAGATGGGAagtaagaaagggagagagggagagggagggagagaggggaagatggCTGATATTTTTAGGGaaatgaggagagggaagggagagaaaggacaagtagaggggaaaataagtgaaatgaagataaaaggaggaatggTAGAGGGGAAAtggggaacaggaggaaagaaaggtaggaaaagggaagagaagatgaagatagaaaggagagaggaggggaggtgaggataaggggaagatgaaaggggggaaagaggttttggggaagaaaagatggaccaggaggaggaggaggaggaggaggaggaggaggaggaggaggaggagaataagatatCAAAATAAGGAGAGcgagaaaacagaaataatatacgaaaaacagaaagaaatggTGAGGTGAGAATTCAGAGACAGGAAAATGActcaaagaaaagaataagcggaagaacgaagagagagagagagagagagagagagagagagagagagagagagagagagagagagagagagagagagaggagtcagaAATTGCATGCAGGAGCTGGAAATGAAGGGAACTGATgggaagagggagtggggaggagggcaggggagACTAAGTAAGTATAGCATCCTTATGACCGAGCAGGGTAGCGATGGAGTGGTTTGAGTGAGGctggcagagaaagagagagagagagagagagagagagagagagagagagagagagagagagagagagagagagagagagagagagagagagagagagagagagagagaatatgtgctGAAGACTCAACACTACTACTGTTATGGAAGGAACTCAAGAataatttcaacacacacacacacacacacacacacacacacacacacacacacacacacacacacacacacacacacaatgcttcCCGTTCAGGTCACCTTCAACATTTGCGGTTAAAAGACTCACGTTTATCACTCTTCGCAGAAACTCTCATGCAAGTATCACATTCTGGGTTCCCGTGGCGCCGTTCATGCGAGCGtgcattcagaaacgctttgctctctcaccacgactattttcaaaggccacagcgaTGATTAGCCGCGtcgtcaagagtgtttctcctgttaataatgtagaaatctagttaatctgtcactagaaccgtaaaagttTCCTTAAAAGCCCttgtcactttaactagagccttcagaatgtagtggaggtgagggcagaagtgtttcagaatatg contains:
- the LOC135108218 gene encoding uncharacterized protein DDB_G0287625-like, which codes for MIRLPQCTRKKRRRNPAKHHGANCHLRRNTHNTLENPEIPITPLRTPETSTTPLRTSNTHNTLENSNNTHNTPENPRNTHNTLENSNNTHNTLENPRSTHNTPENPRNTHNTLENSNNTHNTLENPSNTHNTLENPSSTYKLQITL